The following coding sequences lie in one Eubacterium ventriosum genomic window:
- a CDS encoding radical SAM protein: protein MASTTYKLSNYNFVVENNGELIVYNSYIGMNSILKISSEELKKIIKPDCERMAIGDNKYVEILIEKGLLVEKNIDELTLVNKKKEEYFSNNMLEITISLTKKCNFNCTYCYEKKDNCTMNIKTIENLVKLIKILMRNKKTLKVNWFGGEPLIEKNILEALSRELIKYCRENKKLYFSTMTTNGYLLDINTLKLLMKLKVYSFQITIDGTKKTHNTLRPLSNGGETYDKILINLKEISKKIKSPMLRILYRCNFTSDSWNDYKSVIEEYCKNFLEDNRFNFLPMIVNDWGGEKVKSIKNDIISKEKFSQLEKNVNNELFKKGYDKNNYYNQLEELEIRSNCQYFINDNFSVEPNGDIYKCTVLLKNRIGNVNENIDYKKMKVNMDKFKNCTECVFYGMCNQILCNKFDNKLTCKNVEKHISTILENIPEELFVKVANLEGVKELRGFKL, encoded by the coding sequence ATGGCATCTACTACATACAAATTATCAAACTATAATTTTGTAGTTGAAAATAATGGGGAACTAATAGTTTATAACTCATATATAGGAATGAATAGTATACTGAAGATTTCATCGGAAGAACTGAAAAAAATTATTAAACCAGATTGTGAGAGAATGGCTATTGGTGATAATAAATATGTTGAAATATTAATTGAAAAAGGGTTATTAGTAGAAAAAAATATTGATGAATTAACACTTGTAAACAAGAAAAAAGAAGAATATTTTAGCAATAATATGTTGGAGATAACGATATCATTGACAAAAAAGTGCAATTTCAATTGCACATATTGTTATGAGAAAAAAGATAATTGCACAATGAATATTAAAACAATAGAAAATTTAGTTAAGTTAATTAAAATCTTGATGAGAAATAAAAAAACATTGAAGGTTAATTGGTTTGGCGGTGAACCATTGATAGAGAAAAATATTTTAGAGGCTTTATCAAGAGAACTTATAAAATATTGCAGAGAAAATAAAAAATTATATTTTTCTACAATGACAACAAATGGATATTTATTGGATATTAATACATTAAAGTTGTTAATGAAATTGAAAGTTTACAGTTTTCAAATTACGATTGATGGAACAAAGAAAACTCACAATACATTAAGACCATTAAGTAATGGAGGAGAAACTTATGATAAAATTTTAATAAACTTGAAAGAGATAAGTAAAAAAATAAAATCACCAATGTTAAGAATTTTGTATAGATGTAATTTTACAAGTGACAGTTGGAATGATTATAAATCAGTAATAGAGGAGTACTGCAAGAATTTTCTGGAGGACAATAGATTTAATTTTTTACCGATGATAGTGAATGATTGGGGAGGGGAAAAAGTAAAATCTATTAAAAATGATATAATTTCAAAAGAAAAATTTTCACAGCTTGAAAAGAATGTGAATAATGAGCTTTTTAAAAAGGGATATGATAAAAATAATTATTATAATCAACTTGAGGAGTTAGAGATACGATCAAATTGTCAGTATTTTATTAATGATAATTTTTCGGTTGAACCTAATGGAGACATATATAAATGTACAGTTCTTCTTAAAAATAGAATAGGAAATGTTAATGAAAACATTGATTATAAAAAAATGAAAGTTAATATGGACAAATTTAAGAATTGTACTGAGTGTGTTTTTTATGGAATGTGTAATCAAATTTTGTGCAATAAATTTGATAATAAGTTAACTTGTAAAAATGTTGAAAAGCATATAAGTACTATTTTAGAGAATATCCCAGAAGAGCTTTTTGTTAAAGTGGCAAATTTGGAAGGAGTTAAAGAATTAAGAGGATTTAAGTTATGA
- a CDS encoding phosphopantetheine-binding protein, with product MNEILKIKMILEDIGIEINIDEKNCDDIDLTEYIEDSMEFMEFMMNVEEEFEIDIPDECMSLEAIKSLNGFLNIIISCKEEQKKDGLNSKL from the coding sequence ATGAATGAAATATTAAAGATAAAAATGATACTAGAAGATATAGGCATAGAAATTAATATTGATGAGAAAAATTGTGATGATATAGATTTAACTGAATACATAGAAGATTCAATGGAATTTATGGAGTTTATGATGAATGTAGAGGAAGAATTTGAGATTGATATACCAGATGAATGTATGAGTTTAGAGGCTATAAAGTCATTAAATGGCTTTTTAAATATAATTATTTCCTGTAAAGAGGAACAAAAGAAAGATGGCTTGAATAGCAAATTATAG
- a CDS encoding ABC transporter ATP-binding protein, with the protein MDKLKKKIGYLFLLVKILHRTDKGFLWTLIIQIGFLAIIPFIQLELTRQSIKMLTDYSKYDAYICNIVTLLLILLLLNIMSTFFQGKNELKANVIGQILYKEILKTCLFMDYEELQKKQTQEKMKTATLAFENGSLQNLTREFKVIISSVVIISGIIGIVAYSNIYLLVISCGIILVNYYILKNVKAKQYNVDKEIVPIGRQIEYFDNIAADFSIAKEVRLYHTENAMLNEYNNLKHRLVNIANKMIKTRIDSEMYINIGNHILEIAIYIILGYSVLIKKEISVAEFSAVAVAVRTFSSCMNDMLDSFTDIEKNSMHLKDYFEFIQIKSKFKKSGNRKIEASKFEIVFKNVSFKYPESEVYALKNLNLKIRNGEKISIVGENGSGKTTFVKLLLRLYDPTEGNIYINNINIKDIKYENYLDLFSTVFQDYKLYAFTIKDNIQMFNKDRNESENDNKHIMNILEKLNIKDRIESLENGLDTYLYRIFDENGVELSGGQNQKIAIARAIYKNAGIFVLDEPTAALDPRAEHEIFNDFNNMVQGKTAIYISHRLSASLLADRIIVLKNGLIVEEGKHKDLIDRNGLYAELFNLQAQYYIGEEGNGKNCNNR; encoded by the coding sequence ATGGACAAATTGAAAAAGAAAATTGGATATTTATTTTTACTCGTGAAAATTTTACATCGTACAGATAAGGGTTTTTTATGGACGTTAATTATACAGATTGGATTTTTGGCGATTATTCCATTTATTCAATTAGAGCTGACAAGACAATCAATAAAGATGCTGACGGATTATTCAAAGTATGATGCATATATATGTAACATAGTGACATTATTATTAATTTTACTTTTATTAAATATAATGAGTACTTTTTTTCAAGGAAAAAATGAACTTAAAGCAAATGTAATTGGACAAATATTGTATAAAGAAATATTAAAAACTTGTCTTTTTATGGATTATGAAGAACTACAGAAAAAGCAAACGCAAGAAAAAATGAAAACCGCGACTTTAGCATTTGAAAATGGATCGCTACAAAATTTAACAAGAGAATTCAAAGTTATTATTTCATCTGTTGTAATAATAAGTGGAATAATAGGAATCGTCGCGTATTCAAATATCTATTTGTTAGTTATTTCTTGTGGGATTATTCTTGTGAATTATTATATCTTGAAAAATGTAAAAGCAAAACAATATAATGTAGATAAAGAAATAGTACCAATAGGAAGACAAATTGAGTATTTTGATAATATTGCGGCAGACTTTTCTATTGCTAAGGAAGTGAGATTATACCATACAGAAAATGCAATGTTAAATGAATACAATAATTTAAAACATCGTTTGGTTAATATAGCAAACAAAATGATTAAAACTAGAATTGATAGCGAAATGTATATAAACATCGGAAATCATATTTTAGAAATTGCCATTTATATTATTTTAGGCTATAGCGTTTTGATAAAAAAAGAGATATCTGTTGCTGAATTTTCAGCTGTTGCTGTTGCGGTTAGAACATTTAGCTCATGTATGAATGATATGTTGGATTCTTTTACGGACATAGAAAAAAATTCAATGCATTTGAAAGATTATTTCGAATTTATTCAAATAAAGTCAAAATTTAAAAAGAGTGGTAATAGAAAGATTGAAGCTTCAAAGTTTGAAATTGTATTTAAAAATGTAAGTTTTAAATATCCTGAGAGTGAAGTATATGCATTAAAAAATTTGAATTTAAAAATTAGAAATGGAGAAAAGATTTCTATTGTAGGGGAGAATGGTTCTGGAAAGACTACCTTTGTTAAACTGTTATTGAGATTATATGATCCAACGGAGGGGAATATTTATATAAATAATATTAATATAAAGGATATTAAATACGAAAATTATTTAGACTTGTTCTCTACAGTTTTTCAGGATTATAAATTATATGCCTTTACTATTAAAGATAATATACAAATGTTTAATAAGGATAGAAATGAAAGCGAAAATGACAATAAACATATTATGAATATTTTAGAAAAGTTAAATATTAAAGACAGAATTGAAAGCTTAGAAAATGGGTTAGACACATATTTGTATAGAATATTTGATGAGAATGGTGTTGAATTATCTGGTGGACAAAATCAAAAAATTGCTATTGCAAGAGCAATATATAAAAATGCTGGGATATTTGTGTTGGATGAGCCTACAGCAGCATTAGATCCGAGAGCTGAACATGAAATATTTAATGATTTTAATAATATGGTTCAAGGGAAAACTGCAATATATATATCTCATAGATTGTCAGCTAGTTTATTAGCTGATAGGATAATTGTCTTAAAAAATGGATTGATTGTTGAAGAAGGTAAACATAAAGATTTAATCGATAGAAACGGATTATATGCGGAATTATTTAATTTGCAAGCACAATATTATATCGGGGAAGAAGGAAATGGCAAAAATTGTAATAATAGATAG
- a CDS encoding S8 family serine peptidase yields the protein MAKIVIIDSGIDLTNREFEGRKISGIHIYEDKAGKINIDENIKDQIGHGTAVAAILNEDLDNELFVIKIFDEEMEGDINLLVRALEYVYENVKCDIINMSVGFTEFDSIAEINNICNKLYFEKGIIMVSAFDNFDTISYPAALDTVIGVDISNEIHKKREFYYLKNSVVDILLKDSMHRVVWLDKKIMVHGTSFATPKFVKMLAKELKTTDKEKIRERLEHIATKVVDFKDEKYESKLEYFKIEEAIVFPVNKEMHTLIRFEEDLKYTMNFYDIKYSGKVGSNTSRFVPKSNHIIMDIDKIDWTGKFDTVILGHCNELSNITNRDYIDNILNNAIKYKKNVFAFDDLKEYSSLIDRIKKNGNHVYYPFVTKRKGRSTLSKLHYIPKPVLAVCGTSSVQGKFTLQYMLRKKFEEQNISVGQIGTEPTSLLLGLDADFTIGYDSRVEVGGYDFISEANKVIFEVSQKNNDIIITGTQSSTIPYSYNSLKNIPLHSLEYLMAVKPDAVVLCVNRYDPIEYIKRTILTIENLFNTIVVAISVYPIDKTREKFKNKERENSEEFIEEMSMKIGKKCYLMNSEKKLGCLFDDVLTYFTTPK from the coding sequence ATGGCAAAAATTGTAATAATAGATAGTGGAATAGACTTAACAAATAGAGAATTTGAAGGAAGAAAGATTTCGGGTATACATATTTATGAAGACAAGGCTGGTAAAATAAATATAGATGAGAACATTAAAGATCAAATAGGTCATGGAACGGCAGTTGCAGCAATATTAAATGAAGATTTAGATAATGAATTATTCGTTATTAAGATTTTTGATGAAGAAATGGAAGGTGATATTAATTTATTAGTGCGAGCATTGGAGTATGTCTATGAAAATGTGAAGTGCGACATAATTAATATGAGCGTAGGGTTTACCGAATTTGATTCTATAGCTGAAATAAATAATATTTGTAATAAATTATACTTTGAAAAAGGGATAATTATGGTTTCTGCTTTTGATAATTTTGATACAATATCATATCCAGCAGCATTAGATACCGTCATAGGTGTAGACATATCAAATGAAATACATAAAAAAAGAGAGTTTTACTATTTAAAAAATAGTGTTGTTGACATATTATTAAAAGATTCAATGCATAGAGTAGTATGGTTAGATAAAAAAATTATGGTTCATGGAACAAGTTTTGCAACTCCAAAATTTGTTAAAATGTTAGCAAAAGAATTAAAAACAACTGATAAAGAAAAAATAAGAGAAAGGCTTGAACATATAGCAACAAAAGTTGTTGATTTTAAAGATGAAAAATATGAATCAAAATTGGAGTATTTTAAAATTGAAGAGGCTATTGTATTTCCTGTAAATAAAGAAATGCATACATTAATAAGATTTGAAGAAGATTTGAAATATACTATGAATTTTTATGATATAAAATATTCAGGTAAAGTTGGTTCAAATACATCACGATTTGTGCCAAAATCTAATCATATAATAATGGATATAGATAAAATAGATTGGACAGGAAAATTTGATACTGTAATTTTGGGACATTGTAATGAGTTATCAAATATAACAAATAGGGATTATATAGATAATATTTTGAATAATGCTATCAAATATAAAAAAAATGTGTTCGCTTTTGATGATTTGAAAGAATATAGTAGTCTAATAGATAGAATTAAAAAAAATGGAAATCATGTATATTATCCATTTGTGACAAAGCGAAAAGGGAGAAGTACATTAAGTAAATTGCATTATATACCCAAACCCGTACTAGCAGTATGTGGAACAAGCTCAGTACAAGGAAAGTTTACACTTCAATATATGTTGAGAAAAAAATTTGAAGAACAAAATATTAGTGTTGGACAAATTGGAACAGAGCCAACATCATTATTATTAGGATTAGATGCAGACTTTACAATCGGGTATGATTCAAGAGTTGAGGTGGGAGGATATGATTTTATTTCTGAAGCAAATAAAGTTATATTTGAAGTATCTCAAAAGAATAATGATATTATTATAACAGGTACACAATCAAGTACGATACCATATAGTTATAATTCTTTAAAGAATATACCTTTGCATTCACTAGAATATTTAATGGCTGTAAAACCGGATGCGGTAGTATTGTGTGTGAATAGGTATGATCCGATAGAGTATATAAAAAGAACAATATTAACCATAGAAAATTTGTTTAACACAATTGTAGTTGCTATATCGGTATATCCTATAGATAAAACTAGAGAGAAATTTAAAAATAAGGAAAGAGAGAATAGCGAAGAATTCATTGAAGAGATGTCTATGAAAATAGGAAAAAAATGTTACTTAATGAATTCTGAGAAGAAATTAGGGTGTTTATTTGATGATGTATTAACGTATTTTACTACACCAAAATAA
- a CDS encoding Ig-like domain-containing protein, which translates to MKKKILMMVLMLLLVTTMMHSPEKAIAAEEGKVQIWSNTHNERIEHRSIAVGDSNPNFSIRITPEGTAYGNALWTTNNTATAEVTGDESGATVQGKAEGSTRLNLSVDTTKYGRLSYDCIISIYTPINDVSGKIKKATKLYRGADSDSWVRTEKVRIGQSFVIKGSCGDYYYITMPDDYKFDDERKQREAYVAKSDVHIPVTSIKVSKDNIVMKKNESEHIQTELLPELASDRTYVYKTTNGNIAMVDQNGMIKSTGEGFAVVSSNATTDGKTAECRVSVYSPINPVNGTTMEHARLYEGADTSCRIRKDNAGKNEKLKVIGKCGNFYYVEMQDNHFGEGDNRAFISKSDVYIPVERIELSESNLILNINQKKKIMVKIYPEIATDKSVRFYSKMGNAKVDVEGIVSVSRLDEDIIWAETKSGITTNECTVQVLSDKIIEKLDPQGTFKISSLKTDLDGNHVTFSKCKGASEYIVFRKGRKGGWKDIYYIYNNDSKNQRHVFDMGAKPGEKYSYKVLGYYKYITYENGRLVTKRISKAVESGSITTGEPTLNTKIVRNKKKKIKYIQLNWNKMSYDYGGKHQKTEYELQRKEGKGKRKKIKTFNEKTLSYKDKNVKKNKEYTYYLRAFYKTGKKNEFPEKKIKIKTK; encoded by the coding sequence ATGAAGAAGAAAATTTTAATGATGGTGTTAATGCTGTTGCTTGTGACAACAATGATGCATTCGCCGGAGAAGGCAATTGCAGCCGAAGAAGGAAAGGTACAGATATGGAGCAATACCCATAATGAAAGAATAGAACACAGAAGCATTGCAGTTGGAGATTCAAATCCAAACTTTTCAATAAGGATAACTCCGGAAGGGACTGCATACGGCAATGCACTGTGGACAACAAATAATACTGCAACAGCGGAAGTTACCGGGGATGAAAGCGGAGCAACCGTTCAGGGAAAGGCTGAAGGTTCAACAAGGCTTAATCTGTCGGTGGACACAACAAAATACGGAAGACTAAGTTATGACTGCATCATATCAATATATACACCGATAAACGATGTGTCAGGAAAAATAAAAAAAGCCACAAAATTATATCGTGGTGCAGACAGCGATTCATGGGTAAGAACTGAAAAAGTAAGAATTGGACAGAGTTTCGTAATAAAAGGTTCATGTGGAGACTATTATTACATAACCATGCCGGATGATTATAAGTTTGATGATGAAAGAAAACAGAGAGAGGCATATGTTGCAAAATCCGATGTACACATTCCGGTCACATCAATAAAAGTAAGCAAAGACAACATTGTTATGAAAAAAAATGAAAGTGAGCATATACAAACGGAACTGTTGCCGGAGCTTGCATCAGACAGGACATACGTATACAAAACCACAAACGGAAACATTGCAATGGTGGATCAAAACGGAATGATAAAATCAACAGGAGAGGGATTTGCCGTGGTTTCATCAAACGCAACAACAGACGGTAAAACAGCAGAATGCAGGGTGTCAGTGTATTCACCAATTAATCCGGTTAATGGAACAACCATGGAACACGCAAGGCTGTATGAGGGTGCAGACACATCATGCAGAATAAGAAAAGACAATGCAGGGAAGAATGAAAAGCTTAAGGTGATTGGAAAATGCGGAAATTTTTACTATGTGGAAATGCAGGACAACCATTTTGGAGAAGGGGACAACAGGGCATTCATTTCCAAGTCAGACGTGTACATTCCGGTGGAAAGAATAGAATTAAGTGAGTCAAACTTAATACTTAACATAAATCAAAAAAAGAAAATAATGGTGAAAATATATCCGGAAATAGCAACGGACAAAAGTGTAAGATTTTATTCAAAGATGGGAAATGCGAAAGTTGATGTAGAAGGTATTGTTTCAGTGTCTAGGTTGGATGAAGATATAATATGGGCAGAAACAAAAAGTGGCATAACAACAAACGAATGCACAGTACAGGTTCTATCAGATAAAATAATTGAAAAACTTGATCCACAGGGAACGTTTAAGATATCATCATTAAAGACTGACCTGGACGGAAATCACGTCACATTTTCAAAATGTAAGGGGGCATCGGAATACATAGTGTTCAGAAAGGGAAGGAAAGGTGGCTGGAAGGACATCTACTACATATACAATAATGACTCAAAGAATCAAAGGCACGTCTTTGACATGGGAGCAAAACCGGGAGAGAAATACAGTTACAAGGTATTGGGATATTACAAGTACATAACGTATGAAAACGGAAGGCTGGTGACAAAGAGAATAAGCAAGGCGGTTGAATCTGGAAGCATAACAACAGGGGAACCCACACTTAACACAAAAATTGTCAGGAACAAAAAGAAAAAAATAAAATACATACAGCTTAACTGGAACAAAATGTCATATGATTATGGAGGAAAACATCAAAAGACAGAATATGAGCTGCAAAGAAAAGAAGGAAAAGGAAAAAGAAAAAAGATAAAGACATTTAATGAAAAAACGTTAAGCTATAAGGATAAAAACGTGAAAAAGAACAAGGAATACACATATTACCTGAGAGCATTTTACAAAACAGGAAAAAAGAATGAGTTTCCTGAAAAAAAGATAAAAATAAAAACAAAGTAA